In Gymnogyps californianus isolate 813 chromosome 1, ASM1813914v2, whole genome shotgun sequence, the following are encoded in one genomic region:
- the DDIAS gene encoding DNA damage-induced apoptosis suppressor protein produces the protein MNSVRRLLAASVISVQNSCFIYPACQKCFSRLILDSRRFNCLKCGCTGEAKDASYRYRLSLKIADTNDLFDITVFGSCLDPFFGVTAGNLQRCIQDFNQLSGETNTDASPGALVQAVETCFIGKRFIFGVKSHASEDGGRSAVSSILQNCSRINRSTKNLTACQIFLPNAAVTGFTVISYFHRLLQSAKFRSCNNSSCLPDASSAPVDEPVSELSSLSSLSRNSWFVQSTGRESFLGSWQQSFSLTSSVAWVTAEDFPTLEVGKLVSEQHEQEGRPVSAESCSVSLNNQTLWDSQFCSSSVKEGNKEEDNDWSSQPSQTDSISATDKLERVSSSKTECLHGNSSRLLQHPLEFEVKSIYPKTNTRNYSYPEKSHNSLFYKRDASASNHVNVAAVSQMDSMLWDELPFSESLNEFLARIEDVKSVVTSPSLDAGKHALLESSKLGVNLNKSYPRQTLVAGDLPEASVSRRFLPPAKNDSWENILFACLQSNANPPSDEVSQCESSSVFYLQLTRNVEHLALYLTLIYLFCHSPCQLHQSLLFPRADMCSPKKQMLTF, from the exons ATGAATAGTGTGAGAAGACTCTTGGCTGCCTCTGTAATTTCCGTCCAGAACTCCTGCTTCATCTATCCTGCCTgtcaaaaatgcttttctagGCTGATACTGGATTCTAGGAG GTTTAACTGTCTAAAATGTGGCTGCACAGGTGAAGCTAAAGATGCAAGCTACAGATATAGATTGTCCCTAAAGATTGCTGACACTAATGATTTGTTTGACATTACCGTGTTTGGAAGTTGCTTAGATCCATTCTTTGGGGTCACTGCAGGAAATCTGCAGAG GTGTATTCAAGACTTCAATCAGCTGTCAGgagaaacaaacacagatgCATCTCCAGGAGCATTAGTTCAAGCAGTGGAAACCTGTTTCATTGGAAAAAGATTTATATTTGGAGTGAAG agTCATGCAAGTGAAGATGGAGGGCgttctgctgtcagcagcatcTTGCAAAACTGTTCCAGAATTAATAGAAGTACAAAAAACCTTACAGCTTGCCAGATCTTCCTGCCAAATGCTGCTGTTACTGGCTTTACGGTTATCAGCTACTTCCATCGGCTCCTGCAGTCAGCAAAATTCAGGAGCTGTAATAACAGCTCATGCTTACCTGATGCATCTTCAGCTCCAGTAGATGAACCTGTCAGTGAGCTCAGCAGCTTGTCTAGCCTGAGCAGAAACTCCTGGTTTGTTCAGTCTACTGGCAGAGAAAGTTTCTTAGGGTCCTGGCAGCAGTCCTTCAGCCTGACTTCATCTGTTGCTTGGGTAACAGCGGAAGACTTTCCCACTCTGGAAGTGGGAAAGCTGGTGAGTGAACAGCATGAACAAGAGGGGAGGCCTGTCTCTGCAGAATCGTGCAGTGTAAGCCTCAACAATCAAACTCTTTGGGATTCACAGTTTTGCAGCTCTTCTGTGAAGGAAGGGAATAAGGAGGAGGATAATGACTGGAGTTCACAGCCTAGTCAGACTGACAGTATCTCTGCAACTGATAAATTAGAGAGAGTATCCTCTTCAAAGACTGAGTGTTTACATGGAAACAGTTCCAGGTTATTACAACATCCCTTGGAATTTGAGGTAAAAAGCATTTACCCGAAGACTAATACTAGAAATTATTCTTACCCCGAAAAATCCCACAACTCCCTTTTTTACAAGAGAGATGCCTCAGCATCTAATCATGTAAATGTAGCTGCAGTGTCTCAGATGGACTCTATGCTTTGGGATGAGCTCCCATTCTCAGAAAGCCTAAATGAATTTTTAGCCAGAATAGAAGATGTTAAGAGTGTTGTAACATCACCCAGCCTTGATGCAGGCAAACATGCCCTTCTTGAAAGTAGCAAGTTGGGTGTAAATCTTAACAAATCGTATCCCAGGCAAACCCTAGTAGCTGGTGATTTGCCTGAAGCGAGCGTCTCAAGGAGGTTCTTACCACCAGCAAAGAATGATAGCTGGGAGAACATATTGTTTGCTTGTCTTCAGTCGAATGCAAATCCTCCGAGTGATGAGGTGTCACAATGTGAGtcttcttctgtgttttatctTCAACTGACAAGGAATGTGGAGCATCTTGCTTTATACCTGACCCTCATCTACCTATTCTGTCACAGTCCTTGCCAGTTACATCAGAGCCTTCTGTTTCCGAGAGCAGATATGTGCAGTCCAAAGAAGCAAATGTTGACATTTTGA